From a region of the Methanobrevibacter thaueri genome:
- a CDS encoding MutS-related protein produces MNGERITLQNIKGIGDKISEKILNSVGGEEELQKIVDNVDVEKISAIDGISQRKAIEIMNQLLNNPEYEFIKSDRAMELYEDIINKILSYSNTSYSKNRILLLSPSKDMDKINTQLDFVMNAKEHVSQLPIIKLRGLMKNLKSVEEAKPEYDPSKVILVESAEDNSYLTDLGLNQYYPIITANDSPLLQEEMRNYDLVFYVYSQGILDFEGMPNVIMISIDDNDYEIVPEKIINFFIQNKDLFARVHEIQKIRNRESVLGDIIPIINELNIIDKREVDIEELVFSLKDEMDEELEKSIKQVDLEGDEILNLLNNNFPPKISKIFDEIINKRKEIIREKTGMSFDPYLRTYPIQIDETEIERVTLEQSSKKENDIFDIKRSAAIELNSIKQKAIEEVEDVIRFDYEFCLGSFAYEYGLCRPEFSEEIKLTGALHLELALKADNKDIQKVDYQLTRNENVALLTGANSGGKTTLLETLTQISIMAQMGLPVSADNAEIKLFDEIYHFSKKRSLDAGAFESFLNVFIPIVTTDSEKLVLLDELEGITELDAAVKIISTFIDMIKESNSYGVIVTHMARELMNYTNIRVDGIEAKGLDENYNLIVDRTPKMNFLAKSTPELILKRIYEKSDDDLKAVYARILEKF; encoded by the coding sequence GATGGAATCAGCCAAAGGAAGGCTATTGAAATCATGAACCAGCTATTGAACAATCCTGAATATGAATTCATAAAAAGCGACCGTGCAATGGAGCTTTACGAGGACATCATAAACAAGATTTTATCATATTCCAACACATCCTACTCAAAAAATAGGATCTTGCTGCTTTCTCCATCAAAGGACATGGACAAAATCAACACACAACTGGATTTTGTGATGAATGCAAAAGAGCATGTCTCCCAACTCCCAATCATCAAATTAAGGGGACTGATGAAAAATCTGAAAAGCGTTGAGGAAGCAAAACCCGAATATGACCCCAGCAAAGTTATTCTTGTTGAAAGCGCTGAAGACAATTCATATCTTACAGATTTGGGATTGAACCAGTACTACCCCATCATTACCGCCAATGACTCACCATTGCTTCAGGAGGAAATGAGAAACTATGACTTGGTATTCTATGTCTATTCCCAAGGAATACTCGATTTTGAAGGAATGCCAAATGTTATAATGATTAGCATTGACGATAATGACTATGAAATCGTTCCGGAAAAGATCATTAACTTTTTCATTCAAAACAAAGACCTTTTCGCAAGGGTTCATGAAATTCAAAAGATCAGAAACCGAGAAAGCGTCTTGGGAGACATCATTCCAATCATCAATGAGTTGAACATCATCGACAAAAGGGAAGTGGATATTGAAGAACTAGTCTTCTCACTTAAAGATGAGATGGATGAGGAGCTGGAAAAGTCAATCAAACAGGTTGACCTCGAAGGAGATGAGATTCTCAACCTATTAAACAACAACTTCCCACCAAAGATTAGCAAAATATTTGATGAAATTATAAATAAAAGGAAGGAAATCATCCGGGAAAAAACAGGCATGAGTTTTGACCCATACCTCAGAACATACCCCATCCAAATTGATGAAACAGAAATCGAAAGGGTGACCCTGGAACAGTCCTCCAAAAAGGAAAACGACATCTTCGACATTAAAAGAAGCGCAGCAATAGAACTGAATTCAATTAAGCAAAAGGCAATTGAAGAGGTGGAAGATGTAATAAGATTTGATTATGAATTCTGCTTAGGCAGTTTCGCATATGAATACGGATTATGCAGACCGGAATTCAGCGAGGAAATCAAATTAACAGGAGCACTACATCTTGAACTGGCGCTTAAAGCCGACAATAAAGATATCCAAAAAGTAGATTATCAATTGACTAGAAATGAAAATGTTGCACTTTTAACAGGAGCGAACAGCGGGGGCAAAACCACACTCCTTGAAACATTGACACAAATCTCAATCATGGCACAAATGGGACTCCCAGTAAGTGCGGATAACGCTGAAATAAAATTATTCGATGAAATTTACCATTTTTCAAAGAAAAGATCTCTAGATGCAGGAGCATTTGAATCTTTCTTGAATGTGTTCATACCAATCGTCACCACAGATAGTGAAAAGTTAGTATTACTAGATGAACTTGAAGGAATCACCGAACTTGATGCAGCCGTGAAAATCATATCAACATTCATTGATATGATAAAAGAATCCAACTCTTATGGTGTTATTGTCACTCATATGGCAAGGGAACTGATGAATTACACCAATATTCGCGTGGATGGTATTGAAGCAAAAGGATTGGATGAAAACTACAATCTGATTGTGGATAGGACACCTAAAATGAATTTCCTTGCAAAAAGTACACCGGAATTAATTCTGAAAAGAATATATGAAAAATCAGACGATGATTTAAAAGCTGTATACGCTAGGATTTTAGAAAAATTCTAA
- a CDS encoding MFS transporter translates to MNESVKEHSWIPLVLVACASFIITLDATFMNVSISKVVVDLHTDVSTIQLIMSFYTLITAAFMLLSTKLQDIVGKKKLFIIGTILYGVGTFTAAISWSTPVLFIGWALIEGIAGALMTPATVSLISGIYTGEKRTFALAIESVMVSISAAVGPLFGGVMTTFLSWRWGFAVELIFVIFILVMQHKIPDFEPTESRKDLDITGTIISIIGLVLFVWGILMLTKDSSSVAIIAIGLIILAAFAWFEIRRKRNGKVPLLDMELFKDRNLRVGAIIRLIGCLAMGGALFAVSLFLQSVMQLNALNTGLTTLPMTIGLLIFAIAAPSLSAKFSHKTLIAAGSLIAIIGCVILSYQFRLNTTMYDLMPGLFVLGAGLGFVMSLSTDISLINIPKKSENNASGVLTTTQTLGESMGTALIGVILILGVMGGLSTAIDMYAPEHSNDPQFFDDAANYLQAAGTENITQDNTVMNAVEVIIQEAMGFVMVITAILLGIVFIATLRLQPKKQ, encoded by the coding sequence ATGAATGAATCGGTCAAGGAACACTCATGGATTCCATTAGTGTTAGTCGCTTGTGCCTCATTTATTATAACATTGGACGCCACGTTCATGAATGTAAGTATTTCTAAGGTTGTAGTCGATCTGCATACTGATGTAAGTACCATTCAGTTGATTATGTCATTTTATACATTAATCACCGCTGCATTCATGCTGCTGAGTACCAAACTTCAGGACATAGTCGGTAAAAAGAAACTGTTCATAATCGGTACCATTCTTTATGGTGTCGGTACATTTACCGCCGCAATAAGTTGGAGCACACCAGTGTTATTTATTGGATGGGCATTGATTGAAGGTATTGCCGGGGCATTAATGACACCTGCCACCGTTTCCCTCATTAGTGGAATATATACCGGTGAAAAACGTACATTCGCTTTGGCAATTGAAAGTGTGATGGTTTCCATTTCTGCTGCTGTCGGTCCACTTTTCGGTGGGGTCATGACAACATTCTTAAGTTGGAGATGGGGATTCGCAGTTGAATTAATATTTGTAATCTTTATTTTAGTAATGCAACATAAAATACCTGATTTCGAACCTACCGAATCCAGAAAAGATTTGGATATCACAGGCACTATAATTTCAATTATAGGACTTGTCTTGTTTGTTTGGGGTATTTTGATGCTTACAAAAGATTCATCCAGCGTTGCTATAATAGCTATAGGTTTAATCATACTAGCAGCATTCGCATGGTTTGAAATCAGAAGGAAAAGAAATGGCAAAGTGCCATTACTTGATATGGAATTATTCAAGGACAGAAATTTACGTGTAGGAGCAATAATTAGGTTAATTGGTTGTCTTGCAATGGGTGGTGCATTGTTTGCAGTTTCACTCTTCCTGCAAAGTGTAATGCAGTTAAATGCGTTGAATACCGGTTTGACTACACTTCCGATGACTATAGGTCTGCTTATTTTCGCAATAGCAGCTCCAAGTTTATCCGCTAAATTTAGTCATAAGACCCTCATTGCCGCAGGATCTTTAATCGCAATCATCGGATGTGTGATTTTAAGCTATCAATTCAGATTGAATACAACAATGTATGACCTAATGCCTGGCCTGTTCGTATTAGGGGCTGGGCTTGGTTTCGTAATGTCTTTAAGTACAGATATTTCATTGATCAATATTCCTAAGAAAAGTGAAAATAACGCATCAGGCGTTCTTACAACCACTCAGACATTAGGTGAATCAATGGGTACCGCACTCATTGGGGTAATTCTAATTCTTGGAGTTATGGGCGGTCTCTCCACTGCAATCGACATGTATGCACCAGAGCATTCAAACGACCCACAATTCTTTGATGATGCAGCCAATTACCTCCAGGCAGCAGGTACAGAAAATATCACACAGGACAATACAGTCATGAATGCCGTAGAGGTCATTATTCAGGAAGCTATGGGATTCGTAATGGTAATAACTGCCATTCTGCTGGGAATTGTATTCATTGCAACGTTGCGGCTGCAGCCGAAAAAACAATGA